In the genome of Chryseobacterium sp. 52, the window ATGAAAGGCTTCTGAAAATTTTCCTTCAAATACGAGTACAACCGCTCTCTGAGCACCGCATCCCAAGCACTCTACTCCCAGAAATTTTTTACTGGGACAGGTCAGCATAAAGTCTTCAATCTTCATCGGAATCTTAGGATGAAATTTTTGCTCTTGTATACTGGTGAGGGAAGAAACAGTTTTCTTTCATTTCAAATGCTCCCTGAATAGCAATATATGGATTTCTCAAGATCTCTCTTGCCACAAATATCAGATCTGCATCTCCTTTCTGTAAGATTTCTTCAGCCTGATTTACGGTGGTAATTAATCCTACGGCTGCGGTTTTTACTCCCGCTTCATTTCTGACCTGTGATGAAAACGGAACCTGATAGCCATCAAATACAGGAATTTTCGCTCCATGAATATTCCCTCCACTTGAAACATCTACCAGATCTACAGCATGTTCTTTTAAAACTTTGGCCAGCTCTACACTGTCGGTGATGTTCCATCCGTTTTCAGCATATTCGGTTCCTGAAATTCTTACAAAAAGGGCTGTATTATCATCCAGCTCTTCATTGACTGCATCTACAATCTCCAGGAGGAAGCGAATCCGGTTTTCAAAACTTCCGCCGTATTCGTCTGTTCTGATATTGGAAAGCGGTGATAAAAACTGGTGAACCAGATATCCGTGTGCTCCATGAATTTCTATGCTGTCAAAACCGGCATGTACCGCTCTTTTCGCTGCCTCTTTAAAATTTTGAACCTGTTCCTTGATTTCTTCCACGGTAAGAACGTGTGGAATTCTCTCAGAAGGATGATAAGGAACAGCACTCGGTGCAACAGTCTCCCAGCCTTCTTCAAGAGGAATCTGCAGATTATTCCAGGTGGAACCTTTTCTTCCGGCGTGCGCAAGCTGGATTCCGATCTTGCTTTCTGAACGGTTATGAACAAAATCAACAATTTTTTTCAGCGCTTCTGCCTGCTGATCATTCCAGATTCCCATACAGTGATTGGTAATTCTTCCTCTGGGCTCAACTCCGGTGGCCTCAACCATAATCAGTCCTGTTCCCCCTTGTGTTCTGCTTCCGTAGTGAACAAAATGGAAATCATTGGCCATCCCGTTTTCGCATGAATACATACACATGGGAGACATTACCCATCTGTTTTTTAACTCTATATTTCTGAATTTTATGGATGTATATAGCATTTTATTTTTGTGAATTTCAATTTAATGATGAATAAAAAAAACATTGTCCAACTGCTGAAAAAAAGGTAAATTTAGCCCCCCTTTTTAGTCTGACTAATATATGAAAAAAGACATACAGATCAGTTACGAGCATTTTAAAAATAGCAGTGAACTGAGCGATATAGAAAAAACATTATTTGAGAGAGCAATACAGGCCCGTGAAAATGCTTATGCTCCTTATTCGAATTTCCTTGTAGGATGTTCTGTTTTGCTGGAGAACGGTGAAATTTATTCCGGAAACAATCAGGAAAATGCGGCTTATCCGTCAGGATTGTGTGCAGAAAGAACGACTCTTTTCTGGGTAGCAGCCAATTTCCCGAATGTAAAAGTGAAAAAGATTTTTGTAGTGGGTGGTCCTAAGGAGTTCCACGAAAAAAATCCTCCAATTCCACCTTGTGGAGCCTGCAGACAAAGTTTAATAGAATATGAAACGAAGCAGAACGAAAATATAGATCTCTATTTTTCAAGTATGAATGATGAAGTGGTGAAAGTACATTCCATCAAGGATCTGTTACCGTTTTATTTTGATTCGACATTTTTGTAAATAATGGCTCATTTTTTATGAATCGTGAAATTTTACTTCGCAAGGGCGAATGATCAAAGCTGAAAAGCTATAAATATCATTCATGTGTGGTCATGCGAAGTAAAATTGATCTTTCTTTATTGAATTTTATCCTTTTATTTTTGCCTTTTTGTGCAATACATTTAAAAAGTTATCTTTGCAAAAAATTTTGGTTTCCAGCGTATTGGAAATAATAGGGAATTGGGTGGAATCCCCAAACTGTCCCCGCAACTGTAAATCGCATTATCAATTTCTGCAAAAAACCACTGTTCATACGGGAAGGTGCAGAAAGCGAAAGTCAGGAGACCTGCCAAGATGATAACTAAAAAACACATTGCTTTCGGAGGAAAAGTAAAATAGTATGGATATAAAAAGATCTTTATTACTGCTTTGTACATCTTATGGCAGCTTTCTTTTAGGACAGGAGAAGGCTATAGATACCATTTATATTTTCGACAGCCAGATGAGCAAAGTAAAACTTTTTCATCCGGTCCGTACGATCACTCAAAAAGACATTGAGAAAAACTCAACCAACCTTTCTGATCTTTTACGCTTTCAGTCTTCTATATACATCAAAGAAAACGGACGAGGAGCTGTTTCTTCTCCATCATTCAGGGGAACAACGGCACAGCAGACTGCTTTTGTCTGGAACGGGATTAACATTAATTCCAATTTTTTAGGACAGGGAGACGTCAATAATATTCCACTGTTTGGCTATGACCAGATTGATATAAAAGCGGGTGGAGGAAGTGTGGTGTATGGCAGCGGGGCTGTTGGAGGAAGTATTCATTTAAATAATGTTTTAGATTTTAACAGGGGTTTTAAGGGTTCTCTTTATTCGGAAGCGGCTTCGTTTGATACTTATAATAATTTTGCACAGGCTTCGTTCAGCAATGAGAAGTTGAGTGTTAAGGTTTCTGGAAGTTATTTAACGAGCCAAAATGATTATAAGGTTCCTGAATTTGTAGTGGGCAGTACGGGTTTCCATAATATCAACGGAAGATATTATAATACGTCAGTCAATATGGGTGCATCGTATAAAATTGCCGATCATCAGACTATTTCATGGCAGAATCAGATTTTTGATGCGTCACAGCATTATCCTATATTCGAGCAGAACGGTAATAAAACAAAATACAACGCACAGACTTTAAGAAGTCTGATTGCCTGGGATATTAATACATCCAATCTTTCCAACAGTTTAAAAGTGGCTTATACGGAAGATAATTTCCAGTATTTTTCGGATCTTAATCTTCCTAAAGCAAGTGGTGCGGATGGAAAAAATTACATCTTTAAAAATGATTTCAATTATTTCATCACACCAAAGATTAACATCAATGCTATTGGGGAATTTCAGGTCAATAAGGGTGAAGGTTATCAATCCGGAATTGGATCTGTCAGCAGAAATGTAGGTTCTTTAGCTGGTTTGATCAGGTATTTCGCGACAAAAGATCTTCGTTTTGAAGCAGGGATCAAGAAGGATTTTGTAGAAGATATCTCTTCTCCCCTTCTGTATTCTTTTTCCGGAAAATGGAATGCTACGAAATGGTATCATGCAGGAGTTAATTTTTCAAGGAACTTCAGATTCCCTTCGTTTAATGATTTATACTGGCAGCCCGGGGGAAACCTGAATTTACTTTCTGAAACTTCCACGAATATTGATATGAACCATGAGTTCAGCTTCGGAGATTTTAAAATTACTTTAAGTCCTTATTACATGGACATCAAAAATCTTATCAACTGGCTTCCTACCTCTTTTGGATATTGGTCACCTGTCAATACAAACAGGGTTGAATCTTACGGTTTGGAATCACAGGCTACCTGGAATAAAAAATTCGGAAAACATGCTTTGAAGCTGGATGCCGGTTACACTTATTCAAAATCAATCAATAAGGATACTCAACTGCAGAGAATGTATGTTCCGCTTCACAAGGCAGTGGGAAATATAGAATATGGATATGCTTTCATTACGGTTTATGCTCAGGGGCTCTTCAACGGACTTACTTATA includes:
- the namA gene encoding NADPH dehydrogenase NamA, whose product is MLYTSIKFRNIELKNRWVMSPMCMYSCENGMANDFHFVHYGSRTQGGTGLIMVEATGVEPRGRITNHCMGIWNDQQAEALKKIVDFVHNRSESKIGIQLAHAGRKGSTWNNLQIPLEEGWETVAPSAVPYHPSERIPHVLTVEEIKEQVQNFKEAAKRAVHAGFDSIEIHGAHGYLVHQFLSPLSNIRTDEYGGSFENRIRFLLEIVDAVNEELDDNTALFVRISGTEYAENGWNITDSVELAKVLKEHAVDLVDVSSGGNIHGAKIPVFDGYQVPFSSQVRNEAGVKTAAVGLITTVNQAEEILQKGDADLIFVAREILRNPYIAIQGAFEMKENCFFPHQYTRAKISS
- a CDS encoding TonB-dependent receptor plug domain-containing protein, coding for MDIKRSLLLLCTSYGSFLLGQEKAIDTIYIFDSQMSKVKLFHPVRTITQKDIEKNSTNLSDLLRFQSSIYIKENGRGAVSSPSFRGTTAQQTAFVWNGININSNFLGQGDVNNIPLFGYDQIDIKAGGGSVVYGSGAVGGSIHLNNVLDFNRGFKGSLYSEAASFDTYNNFAQASFSNEKLSVKVSGSYLTSQNDYKVPEFVVGSTGFHNINGRYYNTSVNMGASYKIADHQTISWQNQIFDASQHYPIFEQNGNKTKYNAQTLRSLIAWDINTSNLSNSLKVAYTEDNFQYFSDLNLPKASGADGKNYIFKNDFNYFITPKININAIGEFQVNKGEGYQSGIGSVSRNVGSLAGLIRYFATKDLRFEAGIKKDFVEDISSPLLYSFSGKWNATKWYHAGVNFSRNFRFPSFNDLYWQPGGNLNLLSETSTNIDMNHEFSFGDFKITLSPYYMDIKNLINWLPTSFGYWSPVNTNRVESYGLESQATWNKKFGKHALKLDAGYTYSKSINKDTQLQRMYVPLHKAVGNIEYGYAFITVYAQGLFNGLTYTTTDEQRSTAIDPYFVLNTGISAKIFKKYTLGFKVNNITNTVYQTVSLYPMPKRNYSVYATINF
- a CDS encoding cytidine deaminase, with the protein product MKKDIQISYEHFKNSSELSDIEKTLFERAIQARENAYAPYSNFLVGCSVLLENGEIYSGNNQENAAYPSGLCAERTTLFWVAANFPNVKVKKIFVVGGPKEFHEKNPPIPPCGACRQSLIEYETKQNENIDLYFSSMNDEVVKVHSIKDLLPFYFDSTFL